GGGTTCCGGCGTGGCGGGCTCCGGCGTGCCCGGGCGCGCCGGCTCCGGTCGGCCCGGGGCTCCGGCGCCGCCGTCCGGCACCACTCGGTGCCCTTCCAGGAAGTGCGCGTACCAGGCCCTGACCGTGCGCAGATACGCCCGCGAGTGGTTGTAGCCGAGGATCGCCCGGTCCAGATCGGCCGGGTCGGACAGGTTCCGGCCCCCGGCGCACAGATAGCGGCCCGCGGCGAGCGCGGCGTCGAAGACGTTGTTCGGGTCGGCCCGGCCGTCGCCGTTGCCGTCGGCACCCCAGCGGGTCCAGGTGGACGGGATGAACTGCATCGGGCCCACCGCGCGGTCGTAGGCCGTGTCCCCGTCGTACGCCCCGTGGTCGGTGTCGCGGATGACGGCGAAGGGGCCGCCGTTCAGCCGGGGGCCGAGGATCGGCGTGACGGTCGTGCCGTCCTCCGTCACCCGGCCGCCGCGCGCCTGCCCGGACTCCACCTGACCGATCGCGGCGAGCAGCTGCCACCGCAGTCCGCAGCCGGGCGTGGTGCGCGCCAGCTCCCGCTCGGCGTGCCGGTACGCGGCGAACACGCTCGCCGGGAGGGCATCGCCGCCCGTCACCGGCCCGGCGCCCTCCTTCCGCTGCCCCGTCCGCAGCGGCGGCAGCTCGGTCCGGTAGGGGGTGTCGCCGGACACGCTCGCCCCGTGCGCGGCGGGTGTCGTCTGACGCGCGGGCTCCGCCGCCCGGGCCGGGAGCGCCCCCGGCGCCTGCGACGCGGTCAGCGCGGCCATGGCCGCCGCCGCGATCGCCGTACCTCCGGCACCCCTGAGAACCGCTCCTCTGAATGTGCGCACCTCGCGTTCCCCTCCCTGTGTGGATCCGTTCCCTGTGTGGAATCCGTCCTCTGCTCTACGCGGCGGGGCGGCACATCCGTCGCACGGAACGGGTCCCGCCGAGCAGGGGAGGTCCGCAACCGTGTCCGTTAAGGTCTCCCCAAGCGGCCGGGGCGTTGCGGTCCCGAGCGCGGACCTGACGGCAGGCGTGGGTCGGAGCCGATGCATGGGGGCACAGTGCGACTGAAAGTGGAGTTCACGACCGAGCCCTTCGACCTCGACGAGGCGCCCGCGCACGCCCTGGTGGCCCGGGAGGTCATCGAGGCCGCCGAGCTGGACGCCGTGGACGTGGGCCCGTTCGGCAACACCGCGCAGGGCGGTGCCGACGTGGTGCTCACCGCCGTGGACGCCCTGCTCCGCAAGGCCCTGGAGGCCGGTGCCACCCGGGTCTCGCTCCAGGTCAACGTGGTCGAGGAGGAAGAGGCGTGAGCGGCGCGGGGGACGAGCCGTTCATCGCGGCCGTCAAGCCCCTGGTCGACGCCATGGGCGGCGAGCTGATCCCGCCCGACGAGGCCGGCCCCGACGATGTCGTCCTGGCCTGGGCGGGCCGGGACGCGGTCGCCGTACGGCTGCCCCAGCTCGCCGACTCCCTCGATCACATCCTGGCCGCCATGGAGCGCCGCAAGGGCATGCCGCTGGCCGATCTGGACCGCAGGGCCAAGCAGGAGGTCGTACGGATACTCGAGGCGCGTGGCGCCTTCTCCGTACGGCACGGCGTGGAGACCGTGGCGAGCGCCCTGGGCGTCAGCCGCTTCACCGTCTACAACTACCTCAACCGCGAGAAGGGGGCCTAGGGGGCTTCTGATGGCCCCCTGACCCACCTCGCCGCACCGGTCCGGTTTCGCGCCACCGAATTTTCAACAAACTGTTGACGTGCGGTCGCGGGAGGGCGTTAGCTGTCGGCACGCCCGTTCAGCACGAAGGCCGAATCCGGCCACGGAGGCTCCCGTGACTTCCACTTCCACGCCGCCGGGCCTGGCCCGGTTCAACACTCTCGAGGAGCACGCGGCCCACAGCGCGCTCCACGAGGCGTGCGCCTCCACGGCGTGGGCGGAACGCCTGCTGGCCACCCGCCCCTACGCCACCGCCGAGGACCTGTACGCCGCGAGCGACGCCGCCATGGCGGAGCTGACGGCCGCGGACCTCGACGAGGCGATGGCCGGCCACCCGCCCATCGGCCGCCCGAAGCCCGGTGACCCCACCTCGGCCC
The Streptomyces tuirus genome window above contains:
- a CDS encoding lytic transglycosylase domain-containing protein — its product is MAALTASQAPGALPARAAEPARQTTPAAHGASVSGDTPYRTELPPLRTGQRKEGAGPVTGGDALPASVFAAYRHAERELARTTPGCGLRWQLLAAIGQVESGQARGGRVTEDGTTVTPILGPRLNGGPFAVIRDTDHGAYDGDTAYDRAVGPMQFIPSTWTRWGADGNGDGRADPNNVFDAALAAGRYLCAGGRNLSDPADLDRAILGYNHSRAYLRTVRAWYAHFLEGHRVVPDGGAGAPGRPEPARPGTPEPATPEPSGRPGASPSPTPAARPASPSPAPSRPAGGAGKSEQPPLPVPDPDVRLPEDEVLPGDAPLTSNGEDTMGAAPSTTVATGG
- a CDS encoding helix-turn-helix domain-containing protein, whose product is MSGAGDEPFIAAVKPLVDAMGGELIPPDEAGPDDVVLAWAGRDAVAVRLPQLADSLDHILAAMERRKGMPLADLDRRAKQEVVRILEARGAFSVRHGVETVASALGVSRFTVYNYLNREKGA
- the uraD gene encoding 2-oxo-4-hydroxy-4-carboxy-5-ureidoimidazoline decarboxylase, whose product is MTSTSTPPGLARFNTLEEHAAHSALHEACASTAWAERLLATRPYATAEDLYAASDAAMAELTAADLDEAMAGHPPIGRPKPGDPTSAREQRGMAGASDALKAEMLELNLAYQERFGHVFLICATGRTGEQMRDAVRERIGNTPEREREIVRTELGKINRIRLARLVEDD